The proteins below come from a single Benincasa hispida cultivar B227 chromosome 4, ASM972705v1, whole genome shotgun sequence genomic window:
- the LOC120076826 gene encoding BRI1 kinase inhibitor 1-like, producing MDIHQHLEGKERQLEKQQLPANSSSPPSASSSPSHEFSFSVSLQTSSTDKAKTSPSFTIDLSPADDIFFHGHLLPLHLLSHLPVPPRCSTNSIESYALPIRDLINDKEPKKESSSFINCKRDEHYQNNSSDTREKPKSKSFSLLGLRWRKRYEVEEQDNKVEHDKRKFGFNLSNVLKRYARMVRPFLHLRGRRDDMQLHRQSYSFSGNLSLRKKPELKGRGEFFSAPVSMRTSPTNSGVLLTTTTLPPSTNDSSMEELQAAIQAAIAHCKNSILKEERLKC from the coding sequence ATGGACATCCATCAGCATCTAGAAGGCAAAGAAAGGCAATTGGAGAAGCAACAATTGCCAGCTAATTCCTCTTCTCCTCCTTCAGCATCTTCATCCCCTTCTCATGAATTTTCCTTCTCAGTTTCTCTTCAAACTTCCTCCACAGACAAAGCCAAAACCTCACCTTCCTTCACCATTGATTTGTCTCCAGCAGATGACATCTTCTTCCATGGCCATTTGCTTCCTCTTCACCTCTTGTCTCATCTTCCAGTCCCTCCCCGCTGCTCAACCAACTCCATTGAAAGCTATGCCCTTCCCATTAGAGACCTAATAAATGACAAGGAGCCCAAGAAAGAGAGTAGCAGCTTCATCAATTGCAAGAGAGACGAACACTACCAAAACAACAGCAGTGATACAAGAGAAAAACCCAAGTCGAAGTCTTTCTCCTTGCTCGGTTTAAGGTGGAGAAAGAGATATGAAGTTGAAGAGCAAGATAATAAAGTGGAACATGACAAAAGGAAGTTTGGATTCAATTTGAGCAATGTACTGAAGAGATATGCCAGGATGGTGAGGCCATTTTTACACTTGAGAGGGAGAAGAGATGATATGCAACTCCATAGACAGTCTTATTCATTTTCAGGTAATTTAAGTTTGAGAAAGAAGCCAGAATTGAAAGGAAGAGGCGAGTTCTTCTCAGCCCCAGTTTCCATGAGAACATCTCCAACAAATAGTGGTGTTCTCCTTACAACTACAACTCTTCCTCCTTCCACTAATGACAGCTCAATGGAGGAGTTGCAGGCAGCAATTCAAGCAGCAATTGCTCATTGCAAGAATTCAATACTGAAAGAGGAGAGACTCAAATGTTAA